A part of Parvimonas micra genomic DNA contains:
- a CDS encoding SF0329 family protein — MASWSGIRKKLEKEYLAESLQGHIQYFATTYSKSPDHEGRAAIRYDGKEIIKGCFWNNWFKADLFPRDEKYEERMKKENAFMDDTALKLGVFDQRCFYKAFAEFDNQSIEISLKSENLLVRIFAILDRRVGKRKLIQMKDTIENEPDTFQEFYAIRMNAEGLV; from the coding sequence TTGGCTAGTTGGAGCGGTATAAGAAAAAAACTTGAAAAAGAATATCTTGCTGAAAGTCTTCAAGGGCATATTCAATATTTTGCTACAACTTATAGCAAAAGTCCTGACCACGAGGGACGAGCTGCAATAAGATATGACGGAAAAGAAATCATCAAAGGTTGTTTTTGGAATAACTGGTTTAAAGCCGATTTATTCCCTAGAGATGAAAAATACGAAGAAAGAATGAAAAAAGAAAATGCATTTATGGATGATACAGCTTTAAAATTGGGAGTATTTGACCAACGTTGTTTTTACAAAGCCTTTGCAGAATTTGACAATCAAAGTATAGAAATAAGCCTAAAAAGTGAAAATTTACTAGTAAGAATTTTTGCGATTTTAGATAGACGAGTAGGAAAAAGAAAGTTGATTCAAATGAAAGATACAATAGAAAATGAACCTGATACATTTCAGGAGTTCTATGCAATTCGTATGAATGCTGAAGGACTGGTTTAA